Part of the Desulfolutivibrio sulfoxidireducens genome is shown below.
GATGACACACCTTACAGTCGGTGGCGGCGTGCCCTTTGTGAGAGAAGTTCACCGGCGCCTGCGTGGCGGCCATACCCTCGGGAGCCTTGATCACCAAGTCCGCAGGGGCATCGACGGCATACAGGGCCGGCAGGCAAAATGCGCTGACACACAGCGCTCCAAGAAAACCAATAAGCCATTTTTTCATCCCGCTCACCTCCTCAAGCGTTTGGGAATCATTTCACACCCTGCATTACGGCCACGGATAGCTCCCTGTCAAGGACCGTCGGAAAAAACCAGAGGCAAATCAACCTCAAAGCCGGTATTTCCGGCCATATCCCCGGGGCGTGAGCATCCAGGTCCCGGCGGTCCGGGTGGCCGAATTGCCCACGATCACGATGGTCAGCATGTCCGCGCACCCGGGATCGAACCCGGCAAGGCTGGTCACGAAAACCTCCTGGCCCGGCCGGTAGGCCCGGCGCACCACCCCGACCGGGGTGTCCGGACCGCGCCACTTCCCTATGGTCTCCACGGCCTTGGCCAGATGCCCGGCCCGACGCTTTGACCTCGGGTTGTACAGGACCAGCACGAAATCGGCCTGGGCCGCCAGATCCACCCGCCGCTCGATGACCTCCCACGGCGTCAAAAGGTCGCTTAAGCTTACGGACGCGAAATCGTGGGTAAGCGGCGCGCCAAGAAGCGCCGCCGCGCCGAGAAGGGCCGCGATCCCCGGAATCACCGAGAACTCGACCTCTCCGACACACCCCCGGGCCGCAAGCATCTCCAGAACCAACCCGGCCATGCCGTACACCCCGGCGTCGCCGCCGGACACCACCACCGTGTCCCGTCCGGCCAACGCCTCGGCCATGGCCCGCTCGCAACGCTCCACCTCGCCGGTCATGCCCGTCTCGATCACGTCCTTGCCGGCCAAAAGCTCCCTTGGCACAAGGTCCAGGTACGTGCCGTACCCGACCACCACCCGGGCCCGCTCGATGGCCCGCCGGGCCATGGGGGCCAGAAGCCCCGCGTCCCCGGGGCCAAGCCCGACCACCGTCAGCCGGCCATGGCCACGGCCACGGTCACCGGTCCCACAACCCGCTTGTTCACCACCAGCCGGTTCGTCCCGGCCGCCAGCATCGCCGCCGCCTCGCATACGCTTGCCGTCCCCACCCGCAGTTTCACGGTCCGCGACGGACTGGGCACGTCCACCGCGTCCAACGCCCGCGCCGAAAAATACCGCACGCCCACCCCACATTCCCGGGCCGCCCAGGCGATCCCCGCCTCGTCGCGCTTGACCTCGACGCTGGCCAGAACCCCCACGCAGGCCGCCGCAAATCCCCTCTCGGCCAACACCCCGCGCACCGCCGCCGCGATCTCCTCCCCGGACGTCCCCCGGCGACAGCCCACGCCCACGGCCAGAACCTTCGGCCGCAGCACCAGCCGCCCGGCCACGTTCCCCATCTCCCGCACGTCCACGACAATATGCGGCCGGCCCGCCTCGATCACGCCCGGGTCCGACACCCACTCGAAAAACCGCGCCAACCCCGACTCCTCGATCACCCACCGGTTGTCCGGATCGAACACCGGCACCGTGCCGCCCTCGGCCAGAACCGCGTTGACCCTGGCCAATGCCGCCCGGTTCTCCACCCCCAGTCCGCACCGCGCCGCCAACACCTCGGCCGCCGGCGCGCCCACGGCGTCCGTGGCCGTGGTGATCACCGCCTGCCCGCCGGTCACCGCCGCCACCACCCGGGCCAGCTCGTTCGCCCCGCCCAGATGCCCCGAAAGCACGCTGACCACGAACCGGCCCGCCGGATCGGCCACGACCACGGCCGGGTCTGTGGCCTTGTCCCGCACAAGCGGCGCGATCGCCCGGACCACCGCCCCGCAGGCCGCGAAAAACACGTGCCCCCGATACGCCCCCCACACCCGGGCCACATGTTCGACAAACGACCCGAATCCTTCCGCCCCCACCTCGGAGGCAAACCGATCCGGGGCATACAAGACGCCCCCCAACTCCCGGCATACCCTGACCGCCTCGTCCGAGGCGGTCAGGGTATGCACGGCGATGGAGGGAGGCGAACCGGGAGAGGAAGAAGCAGACCAGGAGGGGAACCCCTTTTGTGAACAAAAGGGGTTCCCCTCCTGGACCTCCCCTCCCCAAAAAACGTTCATCGCCGCCTCGGAAACATGATGATCCTCCACAACCTCCGTCCAAAACAAACGCCCCGGGCTACCGCCGCCAGTGCGTGGAAAAGGCCGGCCGCCAGTTCCGTCACCATCCAGATGACCCTATTTCCCGTGCCATGGCAACGTCTTTTGACCACGCCACAATTGACAAAACTAGACGACCGGTCTACTAGAAAGAATCATGAATACGCACGACGGAAAAGGCATGAAACGCGATCAGCGCACCGCCATCCTGGAGGCCGGCGCACAACGCATCAACCTGCAGGGATTCCACAACACCGGCCTGAAGGACATCCTGGAGACGGCGGGTGTGCCAAGAGGGTCTTTCTATTTCTATTTCAAATCCAAGGAAGACTTCGGGCTGGCCCTGATCGATCACTTCATGCGCGTCCTCGGCGACAGGACCCGCCCGCTCCTCGAAGACGAAAGCCTGTCCCCGCTTGGGCGCCTGCGCCTTCTTTTCGAGAGGGCGCGCCTGCGCTACCAGTCCGAGGACTTTGCCGGAGGCTGCCCCATCGGCAACCTGACCCAGGAGATGAGCGATCTGTCCCCGGCCATGCGGGAACGCCTCCAGCAGGCCCTGGCCGGCATGACCGCGCGCTGGGCCGCACTCCTGCGCCAGGCGGCCGACAAAGGCGAGATCGCCCCCGGCATCGATCCGGACCTCATGGCCGGATTCCTCCTCGACGCCTGGGAAGGGGCGCTTATGCGCATGAAGGTCGAACGTAGCGCCAAGCCTCTCGAACGCTTCGAGCAGATCCTTTTCAGCGGACTTCTGGCCCGCTGACGACCCGGAAACGGCCGCCCCATCGTCCGGAGCGGCGGATGCGGGATCGTCCGCCAGTGTTCCCGCCGGTTGGCCGCTCTTTTTTTGAAGTGGCCATAGTCGACCGGTCAACTATTAACCCCGGAGGTTCCCATGTTTCTTTTGCGCACCGCCGATCCCGATTCCCTCGCGCCCGCCTTCCCCAACACAAACCAAGCCGGTCCCGGAAACGGCGTGTCCCTGATGCGGCGGATCTTAAGCGCCAGCCCGGAACTCCTGGACCGGGTGGCCGGGCTGATCGGGCATTACGCCCATCACCGGACCCTCAGCCCCGAGCTCATCGCGGCCATCAACTACACGGTGGCCGTCAGCCGGGGCAACACCTGCTGCGAGGCGTACAACGCCGGCCGCCTGTCCCGAATGGGCATGTCCGACGACGATCTCGCCCATCTTGCCGCCGACGCCCCGGCCAGTCCCCTGTCCCCTGCGGACGCGGCGCTTTTGTCCTTTGTCCGGCGGGCCGTGGCGGCCCCGGACGGCGTCGCCGCCGAGGACATCGACCGGCTGCGCGGCCTGGGCCTGAACGATGCCGACATCATGGACGCCGCCTACCTTGGGGCCAACATGCTGGCGGCCACGGTGCTCTGCAAGGCCTTTTACCGGGACGGGGCCAGCCCCGCCTGACGCGGCGCGGGGCACGTTACGGGGCGCAGGGGGCTTAGCCCCCTGCCGGAGGGCGTGGGGGGCTAAGTCCCCCACATTCTTCTCTTCCCTCTTCTCCGTCCTATCCCGCGAAGGACCGGGCGGCGGCGAGGGTTTTGTCCAGATCGGCGTCGGTATGGGCGAACGAAGTGAAGGCGCATTCGAAGCCCGAGGGGGCCAGGTTTACGCCGTGCGCGCGCATGTGGCCGTAGAAGCGGGCGTACAGGGCGCTGTCGGAGGTCTTGGCCGAGGCGAAGTCGGTCACGGGCTGGTCGGTGAAAAAGAGGGTGAGGATGGAGGCGATGTGGTTGAGGGTGACCGGAAGGCCCTTGGCCCGAAGGATGTCGGCCAGGGCGATGGCGAAGGATTGGGTCCGGGCGGCCAATCCGGCGTAGTCGGCCTTGGAAAGGGCCAGAAGCGTGGCCAGTCCGGCGGCCATGGCCACGGGATTTCCGGACAGGGTGCCGGCCTGATAGATGTCGCCCTCGGGGCTTATGCGCTGCATGAACCGGCGTTTGCCGCCGTAGGCCCCGACCGGGAAGCCGCCGCCGATGATCTTGCCCAGGCAGGTCAGGTCCGGATCAATGCCGAACACGGACTGGGCCCCGCCGTAGGCCACGCGGAAGCCGGTGATGACCTCGTCGAAGATGAGCAGCGCGCCGTGTTTCGCGGTCAGGTCGCGCAGGCCCTCAAGGAATCCGGGGGCGGGGAGCACGAGCCCCATGTTGCCGGCCACGGGTTCGACGATGACCGCGGCGATGTCGCCCGAGGCCTCGAACAGGGCGGCCACGGCGTCGAGGTCGTTGTAGGGGGCGGTCAGGGTGTGGCGCACGGTGTCCTCGGGCACGCCCGGGGTGCCGGGGATCCCGAAGGTGGCCACGCCGGAGCCGGCGGCGGCCAGGAAGGCGTCGCCGTGGCCATGGTAGCAGCCCTCGAACTTGACCACCGCGCTTTTGCCGGTGACGCCCCGGGCCAGACGCAGGGCGCTCATGGTGGCCTCGGTGCCGGAATTGACCATGCGCACCATCTCGATGCCGGGCACGGCCGCGACCACGGCCTCGGCCATGGCCACCTCGGCCGGGCAGGGCGCGCCGTAGCTGGCGCCTTTGAGCATGGCCGTCCGGGCGGTCTCGGTGACCCCGGGGTGGGCGTGGCCAAGGAGCATGGGTCCCCAGGACATGACGAAATCCACGAGTTCGTCGCCGTCGACGGTGAAGAGCTTTGAGCCGGCGGCCCGGGCGATGAACAGGGGATCGCGGCCCACGCTTTTGCAGGCCCGCACGGGGCTGTTGACCCCGCCGGGGATGAGGGTTCTGGCCTTGGCGAAAAGTTCGGCGGAGGTGGGCATGGGTGTCTCCGAAAAGGGTTGACGGGTTTGGCGCGGAGCGAAACAGGGCGGGCTCAGGCGGCCTTCTGGGCGAAGACCAGGATGTAGCCGTTGATATCCTTGAAGTAAAATTCGCGCATGCCGTAGAAGGTGACGTGGGGCCTTTTGAGGAAGACGGTGTCCTCGTCGTCCAGGGCGGCGAAGCGGGCCTCCAGGTCGTCGCATTCGATGTACAGGGTGAACGCACCACCGACCTTGACGTTCTCCAGTGAGGGCAGTTCGGCGGCCAGGCTTTTTTTGGACTGGAACATGATGTGTACGGCCCCGGAGGTGACCATGGCGTAGCACAGGGGTTCGGGCGCGGGCCAGGCGAACACGGGTTTTTGGCCCTCGTCGGTGACGCCCATGGCGAAGTCGAAGCCAAGCACGCGGGTGTAGTAGTCCACAGTGCGGCCCACGTCGTGGACCATGAGGTTGGGGGCCAGGGAGGTAAGCGGCATGGGAGTGATCCTTCGAAATGGTTAAAAATATTCCATCGACGTCTTCTTGAGTTCCTTGCGGCTCAAAAGCATGACGAAATCGTCCAGGCCCGACTCCCGGACCAGTTCGGCCACGATGCGCCGGCACTCCTCAGGACTGCCCGCGTGGACCATGGTGTACAGGTTGTACGGCCAGTCCAGGCAGTTGATCCGGTGGTAGCAGTGGCTGATCTCCCGGCGCGAGGCCATGTACTCCCCCACCCGGGCCATGTCGTCGTCGTCCACGTACCAGGCCACCATGGCGTTGGCCCCGTAGCCGGCCT
Proteins encoded:
- a CDS encoding TetR/AcrR family transcriptional regulator; this translates as MKRDQRTAILEAGAQRINLQGFHNTGLKDILETAGVPRGSFYFYFKSKEDFGLALIDHFMRVLGDRTRPLLEDESLSPLGRLRLLFERARLRYQSEDFAGGCPIGNLTQEMSDLSPAMRERLQQALAGMTARWAALLRQAADKGEIAPGIDPDLMAGFLLDAWEGALMRMKVERSAKPLERFEQILFSGLLAR
- the hemL gene encoding glutamate-1-semialdehyde 2,1-aminomutase, giving the protein MPTSAELFAKARTLIPGGVNSPVRACKSVGRDPLFIARAAGSKLFTVDGDELVDFVMSWGPMLLGHAHPGVTETARTAMLKGASYGAPCPAEVAMAEAVVAAVPGIEMVRMVNSGTEATMSALRLARGVTGKSAVVKFEGCYHGHGDAFLAAAGSGVATFGIPGTPGVPEDTVRHTLTAPYNDLDAVAALFEASGDIAAVIVEPVAGNMGLVLPAPGFLEGLRDLTAKHGALLIFDEVITGFRVAYGGAQSVFGIDPDLTCLGKIIGGGFPVGAYGGKRRFMQRISPEGDIYQAGTLSGNPVAMAAGLATLLALSKADYAGLAARTQSFAIALADILRAKGLPVTLNHIASILTLFFTDQPVTDFASAKTSDSALYARFYGHMRAHGVNLAPSGFECAFTSFAHTDADLDKTLAAARSFAG
- a CDS encoding carboxymuconolactone decarboxylase family protein, with protein sequence MFLLRTADPDSLAPAFPNTNQAGPGNGVSLMRRILSASPELLDRVAGLIGHYAHHRTLSPELIAAINYTVAVSRGNTCCEAYNAGRLSRMGMSDDDLAHLAADAPASPLSPADAALLSFVRRAVAAPDGVAAEDIDRLRGLGLNDADIMDAAYLGANMLAATVLCKAFYRDGASPA
- a CDS encoding cobalt-precorrin 5A hydrolase — its product is MNVFWGGEVQEGNPFCSQKGFPSWSASSSPGSPPSIAVHTLTASDEAVRVCRELGGVLYAPDRFASEVGAEGFGSFVEHVARVWGAYRGHVFFAACGAVVRAIAPLVRDKATDPAVVVADPAGRFVVSVLSGHLGGANELARVVAAVTGGQAVITTATDAVGAPAAEVLAARCGLGVENRAALARVNAVLAEGGTVPVFDPDNRWVIEESGLARFFEWVSDPGVIEAGRPHIVVDVREMGNVAGRLVLRPKVLAVGVGCRRGTSGEEIAAAVRGVLAERGFAAACVGVLASVEVKRDEAGIAWAARECGVGVRYFSARALDAVDVPSPSRTVKLRVGTASVCEAAAMLAAGTNRLVVNKRVVGPVTVAVAMAG
- a CDS encoding VOC family protein — protein: MPLTSLAPNLMVHDVGRTVDYYTRVLGFDFAMGVTDEGQKPVFAWPAPEPLCYAMVTSGAVHIMFQSKKSLAAELPSLENVKVGGAFTLYIECDDLEARFAALDDEDTVFLKRPHVTFYGMREFYFKDINGYILVFAQKAA
- the cobJ gene encoding precorrin-3B C(17)-methyltransferase, with the protein product MVGLGPGDAGLLAPMARRAIERARVVVGYGTYLDLVPRELLAGKDVIETGMTGEVERCERAMAEALAGRDTVVVSGGDAGVYGMAGLVLEMLAARGCVGEVEFSVIPGIAALLGAAALLGAPLTHDFASVSLSDLLTPWEVIERRVDLAAQADFVLVLYNPRSKRRAGHLAKAVETIGKWRGPDTPVGVVRRAYRPGQEVFVTSLAGFDPGCADMLTIVIVGNSATRTAGTWMLTPRGYGRKYRL
- a CDS encoding Lrp/AsnC family transcriptional regulator, which produces MSARKGKKPEFTEAERRILRIAQADLPDSATPYADMAEAAGTTEAEVLALLARLKDSGAIRRFGATLRHQKAGYGANAMVAWYVDDDDMARVGEYMASRREISHCYHRINCLDWPYNLYTMVHAGSPEECRRIVAELVRESGLDDFVMLLSRKELKKTSMEYF